The following proteins are co-located in the Micromonospora viridifaciens genome:
- a CDS encoding ABC-F family ATP-binding cassette domain-containing protein, translating into MITATGLELRAGSRILLSDTTLRVQPGDRIGLVGRNGAGKTTTLKVLAGEGQPYAGQIDRRSAIGYLPQDPRTGDLDVTGRDRVLSARGLDVLMAQMKELEVKLAEGADDERLVRRYGALEDQFAALGGYAAEAEAARICANLGLPDRALAQTIGTLSGGQRRRIELARILFRDAGENGGGILLLDEPTNHLDADSITWLRGFLANHKGGLIVISHDASLLEAVVNKVWFLDATRSVVDVYNLGWKAYLEARETDERRRRRERANAEKKAGALMAQADKMRAKATKTVAAQNMARRAEKLLSGLEEVRVADKVAKVRFPTPAPCGKTPLTATGLSKSYGSLEIFTDVNVAVDRGSRVAILGLNGAGKTTLLRMLGGLLEPDTGEVCAGHGLRLGYYAQEHETLDVERTILEHMRSAAPEQTDTDLRKILGAFLFTGEDVDKPAGVLSGGEKTRLALATLVCSGANVLLLDEPTNNLDPVSREQVLDAIARYPGAIVLVTHDPGAVTALKPDRAILLPDGDEDAWSDDLLELVELA; encoded by the coding sequence ATGATCACTGCCACCGGCCTGGAGCTGCGCGCCGGTTCCCGGATCCTGCTGTCCGACACCACGCTGCGGGTGCAGCCCGGTGACCGGATCGGCCTGGTCGGCCGCAACGGCGCCGGCAAGACCACCACGCTGAAGGTGCTGGCGGGGGAGGGGCAGCCGTACGCCGGGCAGATCGACCGGCGCAGCGCGATCGGCTACCTGCCGCAGGACCCGCGGACCGGCGATCTGGACGTCACCGGGCGGGACCGGGTGCTCTCCGCCCGCGGCCTGGACGTGCTCATGGCGCAGATGAAGGAGCTGGAGGTCAAGCTCGCCGAGGGGGCCGACGACGAGCGCCTGGTCCGCCGCTACGGCGCGCTGGAGGACCAGTTCGCCGCCCTCGGCGGGTACGCGGCCGAGGCCGAGGCGGCCCGGATCTGCGCCAACCTCGGCCTGCCCGACCGGGCCCTGGCCCAGACCATCGGCACCCTCTCCGGCGGCCAGCGCCGGCGCATCGAGCTGGCCCGGATCCTGTTCCGCGACGCCGGCGAGAACGGCGGTGGCATCCTGCTGCTCGACGAGCCGACCAACCACCTCGACGCCGACTCGATCACCTGGCTGCGCGGCTTCCTCGCCAACCACAAGGGCGGCCTGATCGTGATCTCCCACGACGCGTCGCTGCTGGAGGCGGTGGTCAACAAGGTCTGGTTCCTCGACGCCACCCGCTCCGTGGTCGACGTCTACAACCTGGGCTGGAAGGCGTACCTGGAGGCGCGGGAGACCGACGAGCGGCGCCGCCGCCGGGAGCGAGCCAACGCCGAGAAGAAGGCCGGCGCGCTGATGGCCCAGGCCGACAAGATGCGGGCCAAGGCGACCAAGACGGTCGCCGCGCAGAACATGGCCCGCCGGGCCGAGAAGCTGCTGAGCGGCCTGGAGGAGGTACGCGTCGCGGACAAGGTGGCGAAGGTGCGCTTCCCCACCCCGGCACCCTGCGGCAAGACCCCGCTCACCGCCACCGGCCTGTCGAAGTCGTACGGGTCGCTGGAGATCTTCACCGACGTCAACGTTGCGGTGGACCGCGGCTCCCGGGTGGCCATCCTCGGGCTCAACGGCGCCGGCAAGACCACCCTGCTGCGGATGCTCGGCGGCCTGTTGGAGCCGGACACCGGCGAGGTGTGCGCCGGGCACGGCCTGCGGCTCGGCTACTACGCCCAGGAGCACGAGACTCTGGACGTGGAACGGACGATCCTGGAGCACATGCGCAGCGCCGCGCCGGAGCAGACCGACACGGACCTGCGCAAGATCCTTGGCGCGTTCCTCTTCACCGGCGAGGACGTCGACAAGCCGGCCGGGGTGCTCTCCGGCGGCGAGAAGACCCGGCTGGCCCTGGCCACGCTGGTCTGCTCGGGCGCCAACGTGCTGCTGCTGGACGAGCCGACGAACAACCTCGACCCGGTCAGCCGGGAGCAGGTGCTCGACGCCATCGCCCGCTACCCGGGGGCGATCGTGCTGGTCACCCACGACCCGGGCGCGGTGACGGCGCTCAAGCCCGACCGCGCCATCCTGCTGCCCGACGGCGACGAGGACGCCTGGAGCGACGACCTCCTCGAGCTCGTCGAACTCGCCTGA
- a CDS encoding helix-turn-helix domain-containing protein: MAATGTATSTEKGRRIVGAERQTLAKDLVKRYTSGESIRALAASTGRSYGFIHRVLTESGVQLRQRGGARRRKKA, encoded by the coding sequence ATGGCAGCCACCGGCACAGCCACCAGCACTGAGAAGGGTCGCCGGATCGTCGGAGCCGAGCGTCAGACGCTCGCCAAGGACTTGGTAAAGCGGTACACCTCGGGTGAGAGCATCCGTGCGCTCGCGGCCTCGACCGGCCGGTCCTACGGGTTCATCCACCGGGTGCTCACCGAGTCCGGGGTGCAGCTGCGGCAGCGCGGCGGAGCCCGGCGCCGCAAGAAGGCGTGA
- a CDS encoding enoyl-CoA hydratase/isomerase family protein, translating into MTSATTGVRLDCDGPVATVTLCRPDVLNAQAPAMWRAMSDFSRELPGDVRVVVVRGEGRAFSAGLDLSVAGASGPGSFAELATLPEQECADRIAEYQAAFTWLHRPDVISVAAVQGYAIGAGFQLALACDLRVLAEDAKLSMAEVTLGLVPDLAGTKRLVELVGYSRALEICATGRRMDAAEADRIGLATLVVPPAELDAAVRDLTAGLLANSRDAIVEIKALLAGAAGRTHADQQRAEREAQTRRLRDLAGRGE; encoded by the coding sequence GTGACCTCCGCAACTACCGGAGTGCGACTCGACTGCGACGGGCCGGTCGCGACGGTCACGTTGTGCCGGCCCGACGTGCTCAACGCGCAGGCCCCGGCGATGTGGCGCGCGATGAGCGACTTCTCCCGCGAGCTGCCCGGCGATGTCCGGGTGGTCGTGGTGCGTGGCGAGGGGCGGGCCTTCTCCGCCGGCCTCGACCTGTCCGTGGCCGGCGCCTCCGGCCCGGGCTCGTTCGCCGAGCTCGCCACCCTGCCCGAGCAGGAGTGCGCCGACCGGATCGCCGAGTACCAGGCCGCCTTCACCTGGCTGCACCGCCCCGACGTGATCTCCGTCGCCGCCGTGCAGGGGTATGCGATCGGTGCCGGATTCCAACTCGCCCTCGCCTGCGACCTGCGGGTGCTCGCCGAGGACGCCAAGCTCTCCATGGCCGAGGTGACCCTCGGCCTGGTCCCCGACCTGGCCGGCACCAAGCGGCTCGTCGAGCTGGTCGGCTATTCCCGCGCACTGGAGATCTGCGCCACCGGCCGCCGGATGGACGCCGCCGAGGCGGACCGGATCGGCCTGGCCACCCTCGTTGTGCCGCCCGCGGAGCTGGACGCCGCCGTGCGGGACCTGACCGCCGGCCTGCTGGCCAACAGCCGCGACGCGATCGTGGAGATCAAGGCGTTGCTCGCCGGGGCGGCCGGGCGTACGCACGCGGATCAGCAGCGGGCCGAGCGGGAGGCGCAGACCCGGCGGCTGCGCGATCTGGCCGGGCGCGGAGAATAG
- a CDS encoding ABC transporter ATP-binding protein yields MAGGGMGGWSMLRSMRDRDQVSAHQLKRGTAKRIVAFARPYRRDIVIFLLTVVVAAVIGVATPLLAGDVIDAIAGRRPDAGSTVVRLALIIAVLAVADALFSLAQRWYSARIGEGIILDLRTRVYDHVQRMPLQFFTRTQTGALVSRLNNDVLGAQRAFTSTLSGVVSNVIQLVLTAGAMLVLSWQITALALVLLPIFIIPARRVGRRLAEITRESYNLDAKMNATMTERFGVAGALLVKLFGSPEVEARRFARRAERVRDIGIQSAMYSRTFFVAMLLVASLAQALTYGLGGWLAVAGAVSAGTVVKLALLLTRLYGPLTALSNVRVDVMSALVSFDRVFEVLDLRPGIEEKPDAVPLPRGSGRVEFRDVRFRYPSAAEVSLASLEEVAALDRTVNEPVLKGVSFTVEPGQMVALVGPSGAGKSTLSMLISRIYDATDGQVLVGGVDVRDATLASLRDEIGVVTQDSHLFHETIRENLRYAKPDATDDEIWAALAGAQVADLVRALPDGLDTMVGERGYRFSGGEKQRIAIARLLLKAPSIVILDEATAHLDSESEAAVQRALSVALTGRTALVIAHRLSTVRDADQILVLDEGRIVERGRHEELVAVGGLYAELYRTQFAVADSPTPYAEPEQPQPVVSTVPLGTYVAQEALPPATAN; encoded by the coding sequence ATGGCCGGTGGCGGCATGGGCGGCTGGAGCATGCTCCGGTCGATGCGCGACCGCGACCAGGTCTCCGCCCACCAGCTCAAGCGCGGCACCGCAAAGCGGATCGTCGCGTTCGCCCGGCCCTACCGGCGCGACATCGTCATCTTCCTGCTCACCGTGGTGGTCGCCGCGGTGATCGGGGTGGCCACCCCGCTGCTCGCCGGTGACGTCATCGACGCGATCGCCGGCCGCCGGCCGGACGCTGGCTCGACCGTGGTCCGGCTGGCCCTGATCATCGCCGTGCTGGCCGTGGCCGACGCGCTCTTCTCGCTGGCCCAGCGCTGGTATTCGGCCCGGATCGGCGAGGGCATCATCCTCGACCTGCGGACCCGGGTCTATGACCACGTCCAGCGGATGCCGCTGCAGTTCTTCACCCGGACCCAGACCGGCGCACTGGTCAGCCGGCTCAACAACGACGTGCTCGGCGCCCAGCGGGCGTTCACCTCGACCCTGTCCGGCGTAGTGAGCAACGTCATCCAGCTGGTGCTCACCGCCGGGGCGATGCTCGTGCTGTCCTGGCAGATCACCGCGTTGGCGCTGGTGCTGCTGCCGATCTTCATCATCCCCGCCCGCCGGGTCGGCCGGCGGCTCGCCGAGATCACCCGCGAGTCGTACAACCTCGACGCGAAGATGAACGCGACGATGACCGAGCGGTTCGGCGTCGCCGGCGCGCTGCTGGTCAAGCTCTTCGGCTCGCCCGAGGTGGAGGCCCGCCGGTTCGCCCGCCGCGCCGAGCGGGTCCGCGACATCGGCATCCAGTCCGCCATGTACTCGCGGACCTTCTTCGTCGCCATGCTGCTGGTCGCCTCCCTCGCCCAGGCCCTGACGTACGGTCTGGGCGGCTGGCTCGCCGTCGCCGGCGCGGTCAGCGCCGGCACCGTGGTCAAGCTCGCGCTGCTGCTCACCCGGCTCTACGGGCCGCTCACCGCGCTCTCCAACGTCCGGGTCGACGTGATGAGCGCGCTGGTCTCCTTCGACCGCGTCTTCGAGGTGCTCGACCTGCGCCCCGGCATCGAGGAGAAGCCCGACGCCGTGCCGCTGCCTCGGGGCAGTGGCCGGGTCGAGTTCCGCGACGTGCGGTTCCGCTACCCGAGCGCCGCCGAGGTGTCCCTCGCGTCGCTCGAGGAGGTCGCCGCGCTCGACCGTACGGTCAACGAGCCGGTGCTCAAGGGCGTCTCGTTCACCGTCGAGCCCGGGCAGATGGTGGCCCTGGTCGGCCCCTCCGGCGCCGGCAAGTCGACGCTGTCCATGCTGATCTCGCGGATCTACGACGCCACCGACGGCCAGGTGCTGGTCGGCGGCGTCGACGTGCGGGACGCCACCCTCGCCTCGCTGCGCGACGAGATCGGCGTGGTCACCCAGGATTCCCACCTGTTCCACGAGACCATCCGGGAGAACCTGCGCTACGCCAAGCCGGACGCCACCGACGACGAGATCTGGGCCGCCCTGGCCGGCGCGCAGGTGGCCGACCTGGTCCGCGCCCTGCCCGACGGGCTCGACACCATGGTCGGCGAGCGGGGCTACCGCTTCTCCGGCGGGGAGAAGCAGCGCATCGCCATCGCCCGGCTGCTGCTCAAGGCGCCGTCGATCGTGATCCTCGACGAGGCCACCGCGCACCTGGACTCGGAGAGCGAGGCGGCGGTGCAGCGCGCGCTGTCCGTGGCGCTGACCGGGCGTACCGCGCTGGTGATCGCGCACCGGCTCTCCACCGTCCGGGACGCCGACCAGATCCTCGTCCTCGACGAGGGGCGGATCGTCGAGCGCGGCCGGCACGAGGAGTTGGTCGCCGTCGGCGGCCTCTACGCCGAGCTGTACCGCACCCAGTTCGCGGTGGCCGACTCCCCGACCCCGTACGCCGAGCCCGAGCAGCCGCAGCCGGTGGTCAGCACCGTGCCGCTCGGCACGTACGTCGCCCAGGAGGCGCTGCCGCCCGCCACGGCCAACTAA
- the mug gene encoding G/U mismatch-specific DNA glycosylase — protein MNATRRYPRPTKEQLAAAVDKLLPDVIAPGLDVLFVGINPGLWSAATGWHFARPGNRFWPALHRGGFTPRQLHPSEQDELLTLGLGSTNMVARATARADELTAAELVAGAAELTGKVERYRPRWVAVVGVTAYRIGFARPKAGFGPQPEPLGGARLWVLPNPSGLNAHFTPETLGAAFAELRAAVSA, from the coding sequence GTGAACGCCACGCGGCGATATCCCCGGCCGACGAAGGAACAACTCGCGGCGGCGGTCGACAAGCTGCTGCCGGACGTGATCGCCCCCGGGCTGGACGTGCTCTTCGTCGGGATCAACCCGGGGCTGTGGTCGGCGGCGACCGGCTGGCACTTCGCCCGGCCGGGCAACCGGTTCTGGCCGGCCCTGCACCGGGGCGGCTTCACCCCGCGCCAGCTGCACCCCAGTGAACAGGACGAGCTGCTCACCCTCGGCCTGGGCAGCACCAACATGGTGGCCCGGGCGACCGCCCGCGCCGACGAGCTGACCGCAGCGGAGCTGGTGGCCGGCGCGGCGGAGCTGACCGGCAAGGTCGAGCGGTACCGGCCGCGCTGGGTGGCGGTGGTCGGGGTGACCGCGTACCGAATCGGCTTTGCCCGGCCGAAGGCCGGCTTCGGCCCACAGCCGGAACCGCTCGGCGGCGCCCGGCTGTGGGTGCTGCCCAACCCGAGCGGCCTGAACGCACACTTCACCCCGGAGACGCTCGGCGCCGCCTTCGCCGAGCTACGCGCGGCGGTGAGCGCTTAG
- a CDS encoding SDR family oxidoreductase, with protein sequence MDLGLADRVYVLTGASRGLGFATAEQLVADGARVVISSRQPEQVAAAVAALGGPERAIGLTADLTDPGTPERLVAAAREQFGRLDGALISVGGPPRGTAAQTTDEQWRASFETVFLGSVRATRTVAAALSSGGAIGLVLSTSARAPLPGLGISNGLRPGLAGVAKDIADEYGPRGVRVFSLLPGSIMTDRNRELLAASGDPERTRAQAEAGIPLRRFGEPGEFGRVAAFLLSPAAGYVTGVTVPVDGGVLRGL encoded by the coding sequence ATGGATCTCGGACTCGCCGACCGGGTGTACGTGCTGACCGGTGCCTCCCGCGGCCTCGGCTTCGCCACCGCCGAACAGCTCGTCGCCGACGGCGCCCGGGTCGTCATCTCGTCCCGCCAACCTGAACAGGTGGCCGCTGCCGTCGCGGCGCTCGGCGGGCCGGAACGGGCGATCGGGCTGACCGCCGACCTGACGGACCCGGGCACGCCGGAACGCCTGGTCGCCGCCGCGCGGGAGCAGTTCGGCCGGCTCGACGGGGCGCTGATCTCGGTCGGCGGACCACCTCGGGGCACCGCCGCCCAGACCACCGACGAGCAGTGGCGGGCGTCCTTCGAGACAGTCTTCCTGGGCAGCGTCCGCGCCACCCGTACGGTGGCCGCCGCGCTCAGCAGCGGCGGCGCGATCGGGCTGGTCCTGTCCACGTCGGCGCGCGCGCCGCTGCCCGGGCTCGGCATCTCCAACGGCCTGCGCCCCGGCCTGGCCGGGGTGGCCAAGGACATCGCCGACGAGTACGGCCCGCGGGGAGTACGGGTGTTCAGCCTGCTGCCCGGATCGATCATGACCGACCGAAACCGGGAGCTCCTCGCCGCCAGCGGCGACCCGGAGCGGACCCGCGCGCAGGCAGAGGCTGGCATCCCGCTGCGCCGGTTCGGCGAGCCGGGCGAGTTCGGCCGGGTGGCCGCCTTCCTGCTCTCCCCCGCCGCCGGTTACGTCACGGGGGTCACCGTGCCGGTCGACGGCGGCGTGCTGCGCGGCCTGTGA
- a CDS encoding DUF692 domain-containing protein, with protein sequence MTGPTPTGATTSPPSPGPHGVGIGWRSEIAGFVAGLPGLCFVEVVAETLTPAGPLPHGLAELRERGVTVVPHGVRLSLGGAEPVDPARVAHLAGVAAALDAPLVSEHIAFVRAGGLEAGHLLPLPRSREAVAAVVANVRRAQAELPVPLALEPIAALFDWPDDELDEAAFLTEILDATGALLLLDLANVHANARNRGGDPRALLDRLPLDRIAYAHVAGGAEQGGFYHDTHTDPVPAEVLDLVRELCARRRPPALLLERDGHYPPAAELRAELDALAAASGFPAVT encoded by the coding sequence ATGACCGGCCCGACGCCGACGGGTGCCACGACGTCACCACCCTCCCCCGGGCCGCACGGGGTCGGCATCGGCTGGCGGTCGGAGATCGCCGGTTTCGTGGCCGGCCTGCCCGGGCTGTGCTTCGTCGAGGTGGTGGCCGAGACCCTCACCCCGGCCGGGCCGCTCCCGCACGGCCTCGCCGAGCTGCGCGAGCGCGGCGTCACCGTCGTACCCCACGGGGTGCGGCTCTCCCTCGGCGGCGCGGAACCGGTCGACCCCGCCCGGGTGGCCCACCTGGCCGGGGTGGCCGCGGCGCTGGACGCCCCGCTGGTCAGCGAGCACATCGCGTTCGTGCGGGCCGGCGGCCTGGAGGCCGGCCACCTGCTGCCGCTGCCGCGCAGCCGGGAGGCGGTCGCCGCGGTGGTGGCGAATGTCCGGCGAGCGCAGGCGGAGCTGCCGGTGCCGCTCGCGCTGGAGCCGATCGCCGCGCTGTTCGACTGGCCCGACGACGAGCTGGACGAGGCCGCCTTCCTCACCGAGATCCTCGACGCGACCGGGGCGCTGCTGCTGCTCGACCTCGCCAACGTGCACGCCAACGCCCGCAACCGGGGCGGCGATCCCCGCGCGTTGCTGGACCGGCTGCCGCTGGACCGGATCGCCTACGCGCACGTGGCCGGCGGTGCCGAGCAGGGCGGTTTCTACCACGACACGCACACCGACCCGGTCCCCGCCGAGGTGCTCGACCTGGTCCGCGAGCTGTGCGCCCGCCGTCGTCCCCCGGCGCTGCTGCTGGAACGGGACGGCCACTACCCGCCCGCCGCCGAGCTGCGCGCCGAACTGGACGCCCTCGCCGCCGCGTCCGGCTTCCCGGCGGTCACGTGA
- a CDS encoding TIGR04222 domain-containing membrane protein, with the protein MTVLASSDDTWGIPGPTFLAIYLTAAAVILLVCGVHRYLVLRGRTPKEPLDAESAAYLSGGAQLAIWTALAAMRRAGVVGVRARGRLAATGYTSTGMTSLQRALHRAAARGARTGDLRGDQRVADALAGLRDSLEQRGLLVGRGERQFARAGVLALSVLLVVGLVRIVAGLSAGRPTGYLILTVLALVLLLIALWRLPNRTRAGRVALRGLRAKHQYLSPAARPAYTTYGSAEAAMGVALFGTASLWALDAEFAQQAQAKYQAAASSGSSSGYSCSSGGGGSSCSSGDSGGSSCGGGGCGG; encoded by the coding sequence ATGACGGTGCTGGCGTCGTCGGATGACACCTGGGGCATCCCAGGACCAACCTTCCTCGCGATCTACCTCACGGCGGCGGCCGTGATCCTCCTTGTCTGCGGAGTCCACCGGTACCTGGTCCTCCGCGGGCGAACCCCGAAGGAACCGCTCGACGCCGAGTCGGCGGCCTACCTCAGCGGCGGTGCGCAACTGGCGATCTGGACCGCGCTCGCCGCGATGCGCCGGGCGGGCGTGGTCGGCGTACGCGCCAGAGGGCGGCTGGCGGCGACGGGCTACACGAGCACCGGGATGACCTCACTGCAGCGGGCCCTCCATCGGGCTGCCGCACGGGGAGCACGCACCGGCGACCTGCGCGGCGACCAGCGGGTCGCTGATGCGTTGGCCGGGCTACGCGACAGCCTCGAACAGCGGGGGCTGCTCGTCGGCCGGGGAGAACGCCAGTTCGCCCGGGCCGGCGTGCTGGCCCTGTCGGTGCTGCTGGTGGTCGGTCTGGTCCGGATCGTGGCAGGGCTGTCGGCCGGTCGCCCGACGGGATATCTGATCCTCACCGTGCTGGCACTCGTCCTGCTGCTGATCGCGCTGTGGCGGCTGCCGAACCGTACGCGTGCCGGGCGCGTCGCCCTGCGCGGACTGCGGGCGAAGCACCAGTACCTCTCCCCCGCCGCCCGCCCCGCGTACACCACCTACGGCAGCGCGGAGGCCGCGATGGGGGTGGCGCTCTTCGGCACCGCGTCGCTCTGGGCGCTTGACGCGGAGTTCGCCCAGCAAGCCCAGGCCAAGTACCAGGCTGCGGCGAGCAGTGGCTCCTCCTCCGGCTACAGCTGCTCGTCGGGTGGCGGGGGCAGCTCCTGCAGCAGCGGGGACAGCGGGGGCAGCTCCTGCGGGGGAGGCGGGTGCGGCGGATGA
- a CDS encoding TetR/AcrR family transcriptional regulator produces the protein MPRVSQDQLDARRQEILAAARACFARHGYEGATVRRLEEATRLSRGAIFHHFRDKESLFLAVAEDDASAMVETVARNGLVQVMRDLLARALSPDTTGWLGSQLEVSRRLRTDPAFAKRWAERSAAIAEATRERLVRQRDAGVLRDDVPIDVLAQFLELAYDGLVLHLTMGRPAGDLGRVLDLVEEAVRRH, from the coding sequence GTGCCCAGAGTAAGCCAGGACCAGCTCGACGCGCGCCGGCAGGAGATCCTCGCCGCCGCGCGGGCGTGTTTCGCCCGGCACGGCTACGAGGGCGCCACCGTCCGGCGCCTGGAAGAAGCCACCCGGCTCTCCCGCGGCGCCATCTTCCACCACTTCCGCGACAAGGAGTCCCTCTTCCTCGCCGTCGCCGAGGACGACGCATCCGCCATGGTGGAGACCGTCGCCCGCAACGGCCTCGTCCAGGTGATGCGGGACCTGCTCGCCCGGGCCCTCTCCCCGGACACCACGGGCTGGCTCGGCAGCCAGCTGGAGGTGTCCCGGCGGCTGCGTACCGACCCGGCGTTCGCCAAGCGCTGGGCGGAACGCTCCGCGGCCATCGCCGAGGCGACCCGTGAGCGGCTGGTCCGCCAGCGCGACGCCGGCGTGCTCCGGGACGACGTGCCGATCGACGTGCTGGCCCAGTTCCTGGAGCTGGCGTACGACGGGCTGGTGCTGCACCTAACGATGGGGCGCCCGGCCGGCGACCTGGGTCGGGTGCTCGACCTGGTCGAGGAGGCGGTACGCCGCCACTGA
- a CDS encoding carbon-nitrogen hydrolase family protein, producing the protein MSQAVPLPAHPLTVAAVQAEPVPGDVAGNAATAARLVGRAAGARIVVLPELFLPSYHPPTLAADPAGTDVAADEVGGVADPRLDPLRGVARDGGTTVVVGAAVRHPDGRRTISALVVDPTGAVRAAYDKQQLWSGERELFDPGRRGATLLVDDWRFGLGICYDGCFPEHGRAAADDGAHGYLCPSGYLAGSEHRRDLYYAARALDNTMYVVFANVVDGADPWRFNGGAAVYDPEGRPLARGANTGEDVLVATLDPTALAATRAAHTMLADRPADPGLPRAALPA; encoded by the coding sequence GTGAGCCAGGCCGTCCCCCTCCCCGCCCACCCGTTGACCGTCGCCGCCGTGCAGGCCGAGCCGGTGCCCGGTGACGTCGCCGGCAACGCCGCCACCGCCGCCCGCCTCGTCGGCCGGGCCGCCGGCGCCCGGATCGTCGTGCTGCCGGAGCTGTTCCTGCCGTCGTACCACCCGCCGACCCTCGCGGCCGATCCGGCCGGGACCGACGTGGCCGCCGACGAGGTCGGCGGAGTGGCCGACCCGCGGCTGGACCCGCTCCGGGGGGTCGCCCGGGACGGCGGGACCACGGTGGTGGTGGGCGCCGCGGTCCGGCACCCCGACGGGCGGCGCACCATCTCCGCGCTGGTGGTCGACCCGACCGGCGCGGTGCGGGCGGCGTACGACAAGCAGCAGCTCTGGAGCGGGGAGCGCGAGTTGTTCGACCCGGGCCGGCGCGGCGCCACCCTGCTGGTCGACGACTGGCGCTTCGGGCTCGGGATCTGTTACGACGGCTGCTTCCCGGAGCACGGGCGGGCCGCCGCCGACGACGGCGCGCACGGTTACCTCTGCCCGAGCGGCTACCTGGCCGGCTCGGAGCACCGCCGGGACCTCTACTACGCCGCCCGGGCCCTGGACAACACCATGTACGTCGTCTTCGCCAATGTCGTCGACGGCGCCGACCCGTGGCGGTTCAACGGCGGCGCCGCCGTGTACGACCCGGAGGGGCGGCCGTTGGCCCGAGGCGCGAACACCGGGGAGGACGTGCTGGTGGCGACGCTCGACCCGACCGCGCTCGCGGCCACCCGGGCGGCGCACACCATGCTCGCCGACCGCCCCGCCGATCCCGGGCTGCCCCGGGCCGCGCTGCCCGCCTGA
- a CDS encoding HAD family hydrolase has protein sequence MPLLLLDLDNTLLDRDGPFRAWGARFLDGIGAPPADIDWLLSVDADGLAERWDVADAIRDRYQLGVRAVDLVEELHDGVVAETRLSPLVACALRIADGAGWVPVVVTNGVVRQQEAKIRRTGLDRHVADWVISEEAGVSKPNPRIFALAAQRARMPLRGAWVIGDSPEADIGGATAAGLPSVWLHRGRRWSDSRFAPTRSADGLIAAVAAALAG, from the coding sequence GTGCCGTTGCTCCTGCTCGATCTGGACAACACTCTGCTCGACCGGGACGGGCCGTTCCGTGCCTGGGGCGCGCGCTTCCTGGACGGCATCGGCGCGCCGCCCGCCGACATCGACTGGCTGCTGTCCGTCGACGCGGACGGGCTGGCCGAGCGGTGGGACGTCGCGGACGCCATCCGGGACCGGTACCAGCTCGGCGTCCGTGCCGTCGACCTGGTGGAGGAGCTGCACGACGGGGTGGTGGCGGAGACCCGGTTGAGCCCGTTGGTCGCCTGCGCGCTGCGGATCGCCGACGGCGCCGGGTGGGTGCCGGTGGTGGTCACCAACGGCGTGGTACGCCAGCAGGAGGCGAAGATCCGCCGTACCGGCCTGGACCGGCACGTCGCCGACTGGGTGATCTCCGAGGAGGCGGGGGTCAGCAAGCCCAACCCGAGGATCTTCGCGCTCGCCGCCCAGCGGGCCCGGATGCCGTTGCGTGGCGCCTGGGTGATCGGCGACAGCCCGGAGGCGGACATCGGCGGGGCGACCGCGGCGGGGCTGCCCAGCGTCTGGCTGCACCGGGGGCGCCGCTGGTCGGACTCTCGCTTCGCGCCGACGCGGTCGGCCGACGGGTTGATCGCCGCGGTGGCCGCGGCGCTGGCCGGGTGA